From Camelina sativa cultivar DH55 chromosome 20, Cs, whole genome shotgun sequence, the proteins below share one genomic window:
- the LOC104769620 gene encoding uncharacterized protein LOC104769620 has product MGEKKKEVIRLEREAVIPILKHKLITALSLHFEDKCEREEFLRFCQRVECTIRAWYHLHFEDLMQLYSLFEPIRGAHRLHQQNLSPREIDTLEDQFLQHLFQVMEKSNFKVITNEEIQVALSAQYRLNLPIVVDEAKLDTKLLTRFFSKFPRDDLPRFADKYIIFRRGFGIDHMEAYFFLAKIDTILVRIWKFLLTITCLKGLIYGKKKEIGLSDQIDISIDTEKDSLYIERIRIEKLRLSLSNLMKKITIQEPTFERIIVVYRRVSGKRESERNIYVKHFKTIPMADMEIVLPEKQNPGLTPLDWVKFLVSAAIGLVTVVSSVSLKNTDIRVIAAILGTVVAYCVKTYFTFQRNLVDYQSLITRSVYDKQLDSGRGTLLHLCDEVIQQEVKEVIISFFMLIKQGRPTSKEELDKQSEVFIKEEFDESCNFDVDDAVTKLEKLGLVSRDSEDKYRCVNLKEANEIMGTTTEEMVLKARSGGEYEEEEITETEPQMTPEDELNAKEERFQSNYEQFENLWM; this is encoded by the exons ATGggggagaagaaaaaagaggtgATCAGATTAGAGAGAGAAGCTGTGATCCCAATTCTAAAGCACAAGCTCATTACTGCCTTGTCCCTTCACTttg AAGATAAATGTGAGAGAGAGGAGTTCCTAAGATTCTGCCAGAGAGTGGAATGTACCATTAGAGCTTGGTACCACCTTCATTTTGAGGATCTTATG CAACTGTATTCACTTTTCGAGCCAATCCGCGGCGCGCACAGGCTTCATCAACAGAATTTATCTCCTCGTGAAATCGATACTCTTGAAGATCAATTTCTTCAACATCTATTCcag GTCATGGAGAAGAGTAACTTCAAAGTGATAACTAATGAAGAAATACAAGTAGCTCTCTCTGCTCAATATCGTCTCAATCTTCCTATTGTTGTTGATGAAGCTAAG CTTGATACAAAGTTGTTAACAAGATTCTTCTCCAAGTTTCCCCGAGATGATCTTCCTCGTTTCGCTGATAAG TATATAATATTCAGACGTGGGTTTGGGATTGATCATATGGAAGCTTACTTCTTCCTAGCCAAAATAGATACAATCCTTGTCCGTATTTGGAAATTTCTACTCACCATCACATG TTTAAAAGGACTTATATATgggaaaaagaaggaaatagGGCTGTCAGATCAGATTGATATTAGCATTGACACTGAGAAGGATAGTTTATACATAGAAAGAATTCGAATAGAGAAGCTGAGGCTCAG TCTCTCAAACTTGATGAAAAAGATAACCATACAAGAGCCTACCTTTGAGAGAATCATTGTAGTATACAG GAGAGTATCAGGGAAGAGGGAATCAGAAAGAAACATATATGTGAAACACTTCAAGACCATTCCAATGGCTGATATGGAAATTGTGCTT CCAGAGAAGCAAAATCCAGGTCTTACACCACTGGACTGGGTCAAGTTTCTTGTCTCTGCTGCCATTGGACTG GTCACAGTGGTTAGCTCAGTAAGCCTCAAAAACACTGACATCAGAGTAATTGCAGCCATACTTGGCACGGTTGTGGCCTACTGCGTTAAAACATATTTCAC GTTTCAGAGGAACTTGGTAGATTATCAGAGCCTCATCACAAGATCTGTGTATGATAAGCAGCTAGACAGTGGAAGAGGAACACTGCTTCACTTGTGCGATGAAGTCATCCAACAAGAG GTTAAAGAAGTCATTATATCGTTCTTCATGCTGATAAAGCAAGGGCGTCCCACAAGCAAG GAGGAGCTTGACAAGCAAAGTGAAGTATTCATCAAAGAGGAATTCGATGAAAGTTGTAATTTTGACGTAGATGATGCTGTCACGAAGCTGGAGAAGCTTGGACTCGTCTCTCGT GATTCAGAAGACAAGTATAGATGCGTGAATTTGAAGGAAGCAAACGAGATAATGGGGACAACGACGGAAGAGATGGTACTCAAGGCAAGAAGTGGTGGGGAATATGAAGAGGAGGAAATAACAGAGACTGAGCCTCAAATGACTCCTGAAGATGAACTTAACGCAAAGGAAGAACGTTTTCAATCTAATTATGAGCAATTTGAGAACTTGTGGATGTAA
- the LOC104769618 gene encoding uncharacterized protein LOC104769618 — protein MQTGNCFRCGQAGHWISDCPLKIKADDTPPAIHCPCGGGFCEIKVSNTRENPGRKFHKCPATQSCDFFKWCDKVTDEDIRFRPAFTIPICPCGAGPCRRVKHVSGRAYLICCIKKGFGSCGFFRWEDVEMIQSCGSVDEIDFWIEADQILTGVESSFKASSGVGVTVNECQGSLVSGVEDDSAAVSDTHSSAAAVDQGIPLFDPVLIEPEEEPWNKTVLGDQLTNSTISKLSVDEVMSDLMKDTVSSGSAVIHERRNHEEPGIGEAEGSFPYLQDLIDQYNSEKLQFESVSGKHVQLLSEFMASYRRLRLLHEKTSHHRKSLLETEREVVCCEAETLEFGASCREVAGEMAESQKRMQETAEQLGKEVEVFKQQEFVPLKRRRG, from the exons ATGCAGACCGGGAATTGCTTCCGATGTGGTCAAGCTGGTCACTGGATCAGCGATTGTCCTCTCAAAATCAAAGCCGATGATACTCCTCCGGCGATACACTGCCCTTGCGGCGGCGGTTTCTGTGAAATCAAAGTCTCAAACACCCGAGAGAACCCCGGAAGGAAGTTCCACAAGTGCCCTGCG ACTCAGAGTTGCGATTTCTTCAAATGGTGTGACAAAGTAACCGATGAAGATATCAGATTCCGTCCCGCCTTCACCATCCCTATTTGTCCCTGTGGTGCTGGACCTTGTCGAAGAGTTAAACACGTTTCTGGTAGAGCTTACCTTATTTGCTGCATCAAAAAG ggttttggatcaTGTGGATTCTTTAGGTGGGAAGATGTTGAGATGATTCAGAGTTGTGGTTCAGTTGATGAGATTGATTTTTGGATAGAAGCTGATCAGATTTTGACTGGTGTTGAGAGTAGCTTCAAGGCTTCTTCTGGTGTTGGTGTAACTGTGAACGAATGTCAAGGTTCTCTTGTTAGTGGCGTAGAGGATGATTCTGCTGCTGTTTCTGATACACATTCTTCTGCTGCTGCTGTGGACCAAG GTATCCCTCTGTTTGATCCTGTTTTGATTGAACCTGAAGAGGAGCCATGGAACAAGACTGTACTTGGTGATCAGCTAACAAATTCTACTATTTCCAAGTTAAGTGTGGATGAAGTAATGAGTGATTTGATGAAAGATACGGTCTCTAGTGGTTCTGCTGTGATACATGAGAGGAGAAACCATGAGGAACCTGGAATCGGTGAAGCTGAGGGTTCATTCCCTTACTTGCAGGACCTAATTGATCAATACAACTCCGAGAAGCTTCAGTTTGAGAGTGTGTCTGGGAAACATGTACAACTGTTGAGTGAATTTATGGCGTCGTACAGGAGACTGAGGTTACTTCATGAGAAAACTAGTCATCATAGGAAAAGTTTACTTGAAACAGAGAGGGAGGTGGTTTGTTGTGAGGCTGAGACATTAGAATTTGGAGCGAGTTGCAGGGAAGTGGCTGGAGAAATGGCTGAGTCTCAGAAGAGGATGCAGGAGACAGCAGAGCAACTAGGAAAGGAAGTAGAAGTGTTTAAGCAACAGGAGTTTGTTCCTCTCAAGAGAAGACGAGGCTGA
- the LOC104769619 gene encoding chalcone synthase-like, with protein sequence MVVAGASSLNEIRQAQRADGPAGILAIGTANPENHVLQAEYPDYYFRITNSEHMTDLKEKFKRMCDKSTIRKRHMYLTEEFLKENPHMCAYMAPSLDTRQDIVVVEVPKLGKEAAVKAIKEWGQPKSKITHVVFCTTSGVDMPGADYQLTKLLGLRPSVKRLMMYQQGCFAGGTVLRIAKDLAENNRGARVLVVCSEITAVTFRGPSDTHLDSLVGQALFSDGAAALIVGSDPDTSAGEKPIFEMVSAAQTILPDSDGAIDGHLREVGLTFHLLKDVPGLISKNIVKSLDEAFKPLGISDWNSLFWIAHPGGPAILDQVELKLGLKEEKMRATRHVLSEFGNMSSACVLFILDEMRRKSAKDGVATTGEGLEWGVLFGFGPGLTVETVVLHSVPL encoded by the exons ATGGTGGTGGCTGGTGCGTCTTCGTTGAATGAGATCAGACAGGCTCAGAGAGCAGATGGACCCGCAGGCATCTTGGCGATAGGCACTGCTAACCCTGAGAACCATGTGCTTCAGGCGGAGTATCCAGACTACTACTTCCGCATCACCAACAGTGAACACATGACCGACCTCAAGGAGAAGTTCAAGCGCATGT GCGACAAGTCAACAATAAGGAAACGCCATATGTATCTGACGGAGGAGTTCCTCAAGGAAAACCCTCACATGTGCGCTTACATGGCTCCTTCCCTTGACACCCGACAGGACATCGTGGTGGTTGAAGTCCCTAAGCTAGGCAAAGAAGCTGCAGTGAAGGCCATCAAAGAATGGGGTCAGCCTAAGTCCAAGATCACTCACGTCGTCTTCTGCACTACCTCCGGTGTTGACATGCCTGGTGCTGACTACCAGCTCACCAAGCTCCTTGGTCTTCGTCCTTCCGTCAAGCGTCTTATGATGTACCAGCAAGGTTGCTTCGCCGGCGGTACTGTTCTCCGTATCGCTAAGGATCTCGCCGAGAACAACCGCGGTGCTCGTGTGCTTGTTGTCTGCTCTGAGATCACTGCGGTCACTTTCCGTGGCCCCTCTGACACCCACCTCGACTCTCTCGTCGGTCAGGCTCTATTCAGTGACGGCGCCGCCGCACTCATTGTGGGTTCAGACCCCGACACCTCCGCTGGAGAGAAACCCATCTTCGAGATGGTGTCTGCTGCACAGACCATCCTCCCAGACTCTGACGGAGCCATTGATGGACACTTGAGGGAAGTGGGTCTCACCTTCCATCTCCTCAAGGACGTTCCCGGCCTCATCTCAAAGAACATAGTGAAGAGTCTAGACGAAGCATTTAAACCGCTGGGGATAAGTGACTGGAACTCTCTCTTCTGGATAGCTCACCCTGGGGGTCCAGCGATCTTGGACCAGGTGGAGCTAAAGCTTGGTCTCAAGGAAGAGAAGATGAGGGCCACGCGCCACGTTTTGAGCGAATTCGGAAATATGTCAAGTGCATGCGTTCTCTTTATTCTAGATGAGATGAGGAGGAAGTCAGCTAAGGATGGTGTGGCCACAACAGGAGAAGGGTTGGAGTGGGGTGTCCTGTTTGGTTTCGGACCAGGTCTCACTGTTGAGACAGTCGTCTTGCACAGCGTTCCTCTCTAA